From Caminicella sporogenes DSM 14501, the proteins below share one genomic window:
- a CDS encoding GntR family transcriptional regulator — protein sequence MKESKTKKLGLQNYKPLREVVFEYLRNSILNGELEPGERLMELQLAEQLGVSRTPIREAIRKLELEGLVEMIPRKGAYVADLSIKDVLDVLEVRMFLEGLAAYLAAERMSEEEIEELKGILEKFENSIESKDREEMIKLDKQFHDKIIEGSKNSKLMQIVQGLHEQFQRFRVIYFNEYSEHEQLLKYHQAIVEAISKRDCEKAQEYAQTHIAMIEESILSWKKKNKLSQ from the coding sequence ATGAAGGAATCAAAAACGAAAAAATTAGGACTCCAGAATTATAAACCACTAAGGGAAGTAGTATTTGAATACTTGAGAAATTCTATATTAAATGGTGAATTAGAACCGGGTGAAAGGCTTATGGAGCTTCAGCTTGCAGAACAGTTAGGAGTAAGTCGTACTCCTATCAGAGAAGCTATAAGAAAACTTGAATTAGAAGGATTAGTAGAAATGATACCGAGAAAAGGAGCTTATGTAGCTGATTTATCAATTAAAGACGTTTTAGATGTTTTAGAAGTCAGAATGTTTTTAGAAGGATTGGCAGCTTATCTTGCAGCAGAGCGGATGAGTGAAGAAGAAATAGAAGAGCTCAAAGGTATATTAGAGAAATTTGAAAATTCTATTGAAAGTAAAGATAGAGAAGAGATGATAAAATTGGATAAACAGTTTCATGATAAAATAATAGAGGGTTCAAAGAATAGTAAGTTAATGCAGATTGTTCAAGGATTACATGAGCAATTTCAAAGATTTAGAGTAATTTACTTTAATGAATATAGTGAACATGAACAGCTTTTAAAGTATCATCAAGCAATAGTAGAAGCTATTTCAAAAAGAGATTGTGAAAAAGCTCAAGAATATGCCCAAACTCATATAGCAATGATTGAAGAATCTATTTTATCATGGAAGAAGAAAAATAAGCTTTCTCAGTAA
- the ispE gene encoding 4-(cytidine 5'-diphospho)-2-C-methyl-D-erythritol kinase: MDELRLKARAKINLSLDVLNKRDDGYHNVEMIMQQIELYDEIYLKKIDKGIKLKTNSRFLPTDESNIAYKAADLMIKRYNISSGIYIYIKKSIPIAAGLAGGSTDAAAVIKGINKMFDLGLTLKDMMNLGAFIGADVPFCILGGCALAEGIGEILTPIKGFKKGWIVLSKPSVSVSTAQAYNNLNLKNIKRRPNTKALLRALKENNIYDVSKELCNVFEEGIQKKYPVVKVIKNKMLQYGALGSIMSGSGPSVFGIFKDYDKAKSAYEKLKLLYKQTFLVSSYNGRQ, encoded by the coding sequence ATGGATGAATTAAGATTAAAAGCAAGAGCTAAAATAAATTTGTCATTAGATGTATTAAATAAAAGAGATGACGGATACCATAATGTAGAGATGATAATGCAGCAGATAGAACTTTATGATGAAATTTATTTAAAAAAAATAGATAAAGGGATAAAACTCAAAACAAATTCTAGGTTTTTACCCACAGATGAATCAAATATAGCTTATAAAGCTGCAGATTTAATGATAAAGAGGTATAATATTAGTAGTGGAATATATATTTATATAAAAAAAAGTATTCCCATAGCTGCAGGTTTAGCAGGTGGTAGTACAGATGCAGCAGCAGTTATTAAAGGAATTAATAAAATGTTTGACTTAGGTCTTACTTTAAAAGATATGATGAATTTGGGAGCTTTTATAGGTGCAGATGTGCCATTTTGCATACTTGGTGGATGTGCTTTAGCTGAGGGTATAGGTGAAATACTCACTCCAATTAAAGGATTTAAAAAAGGGTGGATAGTGCTTTCTAAACCTAGTGTAAGTGTATCAACTGCACAGGCATATAATAATTTAAATCTTAAAAACATTAAGAGAAGACCTAATACGAAGGCATTACTAAGAGCATTAAAAGAGAATAATATTTATGATGTATCGAAAGAACTTTGTAATGTGTTTGAAGAAGGTATTCAAAAAAAATATCCTGTAGTTAAGGTTATAAAAAATAAAATGCTTCAATATGGGGCTTTAGGTAGTATAATGAGCGGTAGCGGACCGAGTGTTTTTGGAATTTTTAAAGATTATGACAAAGCAAAGTCTGCCTATGAGAAATTGAAATTATTATATAAACAAACTTTTTTGGTTAGCTCTTATAACGGGAGGCAGTAA
- a CDS encoding DUF3794 and LysM peptidoglycan-binding domain-containing protein, translated as MSANVVREIIKLDRMVGMENVQAMVEVDAVVPDSKPDISEVLSVEGKINILDKEIIQGKIVIDGVVNFNILYAGANSQMPVHNMKALASFTQNIEIDEIDGGMEPEIDYTIEHIDYNIANERKISLKAVLNLTGKTFKTEDISILKKIEGLDNIQVLKENLKYDRKIGSNLAQTVLRETFELAEETPEIAEVLETKGIAVVNEVRVTDGKVIVGGNIKLTMLYLTEEPRNPVQEIKQEIPFNHFVEVPKALSDMECMANVIVDEVFVEVKKNIEEKNKVYYLEVVLKTDAKVYYKDEEEVILDAYCPSRSIKIEKNNIKFLRNIGRNSSHTVVKEILDIPENYPNVFKIFTVKAKPMITDYKLVDEKNIVEGFINVDVLYIADTEDMEIRAFSTEVPFRHYVEIPGVNGNMMASAGLSIENVDFSSINSKQVEVKFDLNIYSEASEECEVEVITNIEDLGEEVVEDNNASITVYFVQEGDNLWNIAKRYNTTIKEILHANDISDGDSVKPGDKIIIQKTYEYKM; from the coding sequence ATGTCCGCAAATGTGGTTAGAGAAATTATTAAATTAGATAGAATGGTTGGAATGGAGAATGTTCAAGCTATGGTTGAAGTAGATGCAGTTGTACCTGATTCTAAGCCAGATATTTCAGAAGTACTATCCGTTGAAGGAAAAATTAATATTTTAGATAAGGAAATCATTCAGGGGAAAATAGTTATTGATGGTGTGGTAAACTTTAATATACTTTATGCAGGTGCAAATTCACAAATGCCTGTACATAATATGAAAGCCTTGGCTAGTTTTACGCAAAATATTGAAATAGATGAAATAGATGGAGGAATGGAGCCGGAAATAGATTATACAATAGAGCATATTGATTATAACATAGCAAATGAGAGAAAAATTTCTCTTAAAGCCGTTTTAAATTTGACAGGCAAAACTTTTAAAACAGAAGATATAAGTATACTAAAAAAAATAGAAGGATTAGATAATATACAAGTATTAAAAGAAAATTTAAAATACGATAGAAAAATTGGAAGTAACTTAGCTCAAACAGTTTTAAGAGAAACTTTTGAATTGGCAGAAGAAACTCCTGAAATAGCTGAAGTATTAGAAACTAAAGGTATAGCAGTTGTTAATGAAGTAAGGGTAACAGATGGAAAAGTCATAGTTGGGGGAAATATTAAATTAACTATGCTATATTTAACAGAAGAACCAAGAAATCCTGTCCAAGAGATAAAACAAGAAATTCCATTTAATCATTTTGTTGAAGTGCCAAAAGCATTAAGTGATATGGAGTGTATGGCAAATGTAATCGTTGATGAAGTATTTGTTGAAGTCAAAAAAAATATAGAAGAAAAGAATAAAGTATATTATTTAGAAGTAGTTTTAAAGACAGATGCTAAAGTTTATTACAAGGATGAAGAAGAAGTAATATTAGATGCATATTGTCCTTCAAGAAGTATTAAGATTGAAAAGAATAATATAAAATTCTTAAGAAATATTGGAAGAAATTCTTCACATACAGTTGTAAAAGAAATTTTAGATATACCAGAAAATTATCCAAATGTTTTCAAAATATTTACTGTAAAAGCAAAACCTATGATTACTGATTATAAGTTAGTTGATGAAAAGAATATAGTAGAAGGATTTATAAATGTAGATGTATTATATATAGCTGATACTGAAGATATGGAAATTCGTGCATTCAGTACAGAAGTACCATTTAGGCATTATGTAGAAATACCGGGTGTTAACGGAAATATGATGGCCAGTGCCGGACTAAGTATAGAAAATGTAGATTTTTCATCAATTAATTCTAAACAAGTAGAAGTTAAATTTGACCTCAATATTTATTCAGAAGCTAGTGAAGAATGTGAAGTAGAAGTAATAACAAATATTGAAGATTTAGGAGAAGAAGTAGTAGAAGATAACAATGCCAGTATAACAGTATATTTTGTTCAAGAAGGAGATAATCTTTGGAATATTGCAAAGAGATATAACACAACAATAAAAGAAATACTTCATGCAAATGATATATCAGATGGTGATTCAGTTAAGCCTGGAGATAAAATAATAATTCAGAAAACATATGAGTATAAGATGTAA